attaggaaggtctttagtgtcaattccctgtggttcgaccctattgccactatctacaaattattttgttgattgagaataggtttatttttgacggcttcgacaaccgcctatcataAATCAATCGAGTCAAGTTGAAAAGGAGGTATCCATTCGGGATCAATATCAAAAACTAAAGAATTCCCACCCATACTCAACTTAATCAAGCTTCTGAGGTTTAACAAGTGAAGTTCAGAAAGCTCCCCATGCAATGAATTCTGACTGAATTCTAGTCTTTCAAGGTTGTAAAGCTGTCCAATGGATACAGGAATTGAACCCCAGAAAGAGTTTTCAGAAAGAGAAAGATCTTTCAGGCGTTTAAATTGGCCCAAATTATCTGGAATACTACTAGAAAAGGAATTGTTTAAAAGAATCAGATTCTCTAAACTGTTCTTGATGCAACCGGATGAGTTGCCAAAAGTTCCGGAAATCTCACCGCTGAACTTGTTGTAACCCAAGTATAGCTCAATCAAATTGCAAAGCCTGTTCAACGTGTTGGGTATGTTGCCTTCCAAAGAATTAGAATCCGCATCAAGGGAAGCAAGAGATTTAAGATTACTGATATCAGTGGAAAGAGACCCTCGGAAAGGACCAGAGTGTAGaacaagattttgaagtttggtaaTATTATATAACCATCTAGGGATTGTGGAATGGAAGTTGTTCCATCCAAGGTTGAGAACCTCAAGAGATGTAAAATTGACATGTGAAACATCACCAATGATGGAAAGCTCACAATTCCACAATTCTAATTCTAGTAAAGAAGGAAGCATGTTTATTGACTGCAACCAATTGTCACACTTGTCCAGGACCACGAACGGCAAGTATAAGTATTTCAAAGAAGATGGAAAATGGAGGCTGTGGATTACCAATGAAGGATTCAAACTGAGATCAAGATACTGCAAGTTTGAAAGATTTCCAAGATGAAGGGAAATGTTTCCCATGATGGGCGCCCAAGAAAGAACGAGCTTAACTACATGACCGGTTATGTTATCGCAAGTGACTCCGTCCCATCTGCAGCAGTCATCTCCCACCCATGAAGGCAATGAGTTTGAATTGTTGAGGAGGCTTGACTTGAACTTCACAAGAGCTTCTCTTTCAGTCTTGATACAGCTTCCATTGAAATTATCTCCATTGCAGAAGGAGGAAACGCTTTGAAGTAGAATGAGCAAGGCAAGAATCTCAACAACATTGGCAGTTGATGTTCCCATAACTTCTCAATTAAAAAACAAACACTCTAGcagattttagaaattaaatctataatatttatatgcTTATTTTGTAACTAAtttacaaattttaatatatttaaacatattaacacattttcataaataataaaataaaatgttctttttaatcaataatgatattttagaaaatagttttcattaatttaacattaatttttttcataaaatgatcatTTTATAAGGGTAATtacattcaaataaaatttgaagttatatgaattgtcttaattttttttatataaatttatatactcaatctttcaattttatattaattatagtaaTATGCTATCAAATCAAATTGTCACCATGGCCCTAAACTTTCCTAGCAATTTCTGTACTGTGAAAAAAATTCACTTGAATTGCCTTGttggaaaatatatttattgttgGAGAGCAGCTTGGtggcttaaaaataaaaataagacttTGAAAGACTCATCTCTGTAGACTTGGAATTTTGAGTCATCCAGTGCCTTTGGTACCAAATTTCCAATTGAAGCATAGATTATTAATTCAATTGCTGTCAATTTTGTTGAGACGATATTATCagaatttaacatttttttctttcatctgttattttttttttaaatttttaattaatttataaactttttaaactcaaaaaattaaataaaataataaccgTAAATATTATTTCCGATTAATAAACAACATATAAATACGCTCAGAAGTTAAAACAGATAAAATATCACTGGAAAGAACAAATCACTTGGTATAACTAGCATAATATATAACTACTCCAGACTGCATATGAACAACCACATTAATTTGTCATTGAATCTAAATTCAAATCTAATGAATAcctgataaaaaagaaaaaaaaaagaattttattttaaaatcaaccTTGTGCACGTTAAGTTGTTTAAATTAGGAAAGGGTCTCTCTTAAAGCAATAGCCTCTGATGAATGAGCAGCGGAGTAAATCCTAAAACTTCAATGCAAAAGTTTGTCCGATCATTTTGGACAACAACGGTATTCTTGAATATGTAGGGTTGCATCTAATTACATTATGTACTACTAATTGCAGGAGAACTCCAACCTTGAATATGTAACTCAATcacataaaattaaaacaaataaacaaGAATAATCgagatttcttttaaaaattacataaaaattatagttttggTCAAATTAGTTAAAGTTTCTTCTCTAGTTTTCAAGGTACAAAATTTCaattacttaattaaattaatctattgtggattaataaataaacttaagtatataagattgaaattcaacGAATGCCTTTAGATGATCTGAGATTTAAAAAGAAATCCTAAGCTTAATCTGAATGGGTCATGCTCccctcttttattctttttttttttttgtcctttAGTGACGCATAACCACCACCCTGCTACAATGCCACCTGTCGCTTTCACACAGAGTCGTACGTACGGGCGTACTTGCCTACCCACCattgtcaggcggccatttaattctcctccAGCACTCGTACTGATAAGATCGTGGTATAGCTGGGCCTACTCTCCTACTCTCCATCAAGTTAGATGAATTGGGTTCCTCTCTAATGAGGCCGGCCCTCGATCAGCCCAGTCTACTTCAACCGCGGGCTGGGTGGTATGCTGATGGATTAGCTTACATAGTGGGCTCTGTTGGATTTTGGGCCTGACTCTTCTACCAGGACTCGGCCTTAGCCTGGGTGCTAGCAGTTATCAAGTGCCCATTTACCTCCTCATTAGTTATTCCATGATTAATGATGGGGTAAATCTCTAACTCTCAATTATGACCACGCGGCCCTAGTGAGGCTCCCATCAAAACTTCTCTTTCCTGCCTTTACCCATTTCAAATTTATGCCTTCAGTTTCGCTCTAGACTCTTCTTCTTGCTCTGCTTCCTTGAATCCGTCTTTCCCCCTCTCTGCAAAATTTTCCCGAGTTACATCTCTATTTTCCTGATGGCCATCGTTAGAATTCCTGACAGTAGGTCTGAGGTCTACGGTCACCCTTCCACTCTTTCCAATTTTTTCTCCGCCGACTACATAAACACCTCCATCTACAGGATTAGGGCCCTCTTCGCAATGAGAGGATTATTCTTCCTGTTGCTCCGCCGGTGGGTTTGATAGACCCCCAACAAAGTCATAGCTTGATCTTCTATCTTAAGCAACGCGACTTCGGGTTAACCTTCCCTTTCTCTCCCTTTTTTATCGAGGTCTTTCATCACTTCGGAGTGACCCCTCGCATGTTATGTCTGAATTCTATCCTCTTCATGTGTTCCTTCGAGTCCATAAGTCTGTGTTGTGGTTTTGCCCCTTCTGTCACTCTATTTTCTACCTTTTTCCATTTAGTTCGAGCAAATCACAAGTTTTACTACTTTGCTCTCTAGGGAGGGTTGTCCATCTCTGCGAGGTACAAAGACAAAATAAAAGGCTGGGCTAAGGCCTTTGTGGTGGTAGAGCTGAAGGAGGGCTCTAGAATCAACTGGGATATTGATCTATCCTGGAGGGAAGGTCCCCAAGGCTGTAACGACCTTCCTCAGCTACCCTTGGTGGATCAGATCTGCCTTCTTCGACTGACCTCTATTcaaaggaagtatgatgtccAGAAGTGCATGTTCGTGTTCGTGTCTAATCTTCGGCACTGCTAGGAAGCTGGTACTCATTAATAACTGTTTtcctgtctttttctttttcctttccagTAGCATTTTTTCCTTTCATTGTATTTGGCATTGACTTaggttgtttttgttttttcagcTTC
The Manihot esculenta cultivar AM560-2 chromosome 1, M.esculenta_v8, whole genome shotgun sequence genome window above contains:
- the LOC122722271 gene encoding receptor-like protein 35 is translated as MGTSTANVVEILALLILLQSVSSFCNGDNFNGSCIKTEREALVKFKSSLLNNSNSLPSWVGDDCCRWDGVTCDNITGHVVKLVLSWAPIMGNISLHLGNLSNLQYLDLSLNPSLVIHSLHFPSSLKYLYLPFVVLDKCDNWLQSINMLPSLLELELWNCELSIIGDVSHVNFTSLEVLNLGWNNFHSTIPRWLYNITKLQNLVLHSGPFRGSLSTDISNLKSLASLDADSNSLEGNIPNTLNRLCNLIELYLGYNKFSGEISGTFGNSSGCIKNSLENLILLNNSFSSSIPDNLGQFKRLKDLSLSENSFWGSIPVSIGQLYNLERLEFSQNSLHGELSELHLLNLRSLIKLSMGGNSLVFDIDPEWIPPFQLDSIDL